From the genome of Perca flavescens isolate YP-PL-M2 chromosome 1, PFLA_1.0, whole genome shotgun sequence, one region includes:
- the LOC114561336 gene encoding sorting nexin-1 isoform X2, whose product MAASSDRIPPPFPATEEPGVGPSDVADGDSDEGEDIFSNPMAVSRGVSQPDNVNEEPPDLFSDEEEASSTTVKSNGVHSDDDNDLFAEAHVELSTDTPGSSARKEPSTSVGPRPASSFTRSPAAMQPTSLEQLEEEESNDSFDVDVAVTNPEKIGDGMNAYVAYKVSTRTSLAMFRSKTFSVRRRYSDFLGLYEKLSVKQSLHGCIIPPPPEKSVVGMTKVKVGMDDPSSVEFVERRRAALERYLQRVVSHPSLLQDPDVREFLEKEELPRAVSTQALSGAGFLKMINKASDAVNKMTIKMNESDTWFEDKFQEVENEEQQLRKLQAVVDSLVNHRKELCGSTAVFAKSMAMLGNSEDNTALSRALSQLAEVEDKMEQLHQEQAASDFFIFAELLADYIRLLGAMRGCFDQRVRAWQRWQEAQSTLQKKREAEAKLLWANKPDKLQQAKEEITEWEARVTQHERDFDRIGMTVRKEVLRFEKEKAKDFRSQIVKYLEAMLQSQQRLVKFWEAFLPEAKAIA is encoded by the exons ATGGCGGCCAGCTCAGATCGGATTCCTCCTCCTTTCCCCGCCACGGAGGAGCCGGGAGTCGGACCGTCTGACGTGGCAGATGGAGACAGCGACGAGGGAGAGGACATATTC AGTAACCCTATGGCTGTGAGTCGAGGAGTTTCTCAGCCGGACAATGTCAACGAAGAACCTCCAGATCTGTTCAGTGATGAGGAGGAGGCCAGCAGCACAACTGTCAAATCCAACGGAGTTCACTCTGATGATGACAACGACCTGTTTGCTG AGGCACACGTTGAGCTGAGCACAGACACACCTGGCAGCTCTGCCCGGAAGGAGCCCTCCACCTCCGTTGGGCCTCGTCCCGCCTCCTCCTTCACTCGGAGCCCTGCAGCCATGCAGCCCACATCTCTGGAGCAG TTGGAGGAGGAAGAATCCAACGATAGTTTTGATGTGGATGTTGCGGTCACCAACCCTGAGAAAATTG GAGATGGCATGAATGCATATGTGGCCTACAAAGTATCCACCAGG ACCTCCTTGGCCATGTTCAGGAGTAAAACCTTCTCTGTGAGGAGGCGTTATAGTGACTTCCTGGGTCTTTATGAGAAGCTGTCAGTTAAGCAGTCGCTCCACGGCTGCATCATTCCACCACCACCCGAGAAAAGTGTCGTAG GAATGACCAAAGTAAAGGTGGGAATGGACGACCCGTCATCAGTAGAGTTTGTGGAGAGACGAAGAGCAGCTCTGGAGAG GTATCTTCAGAGAGTAGTGTCTCACCCATCGTTACTCCAAGATCCTGACGTCCGTGAGTTCttggagaaagaggag ctaCCCAGGGCAGTGAGTACTCAGGCGCTGAGTGGAGCTGGCTTCCTCAAAATGATCAATAAAGCATCAGATGCTGTCAACAAGATGACCATCAAGATGAACGAGTCCGACACC TGGTTTGAGGACAAGTTCCAGGAGGTGGAGAACGAGGAGCAGCAGTTGAGGAAGCTTCAGGCGGTGGTCGACTCCCTGGTCAACCACAGAAAGG AGCTGTGTGGGAGCACGGCAGTATTTGCCAAAAGTATGGCCATGTTGGGAAACTctgaggacaacacagccttgtCGCGGGCCCTGTCCCAGCTGGCAGAGGTGGAGGACAAGATGGAGCAGCTGCATCAGGAGCAGGCAGCCAGTGACTTCTTCATCTTTGCAGAGCTTCTGGCCGACTACATTCGCCTGCTGGGTGCTATGCGC GGGTGTTTCGACCAGCGTGTGCGGGCGTGGCAACGATGGCAGGAGGCTCAGAGCACACTCCAGAAGAAGAGAGAGGCCGAGGCCAAGCTGCTGTGGGCAAACAAGCCGGACAAACTCCAGCAGGCCAAAGAAGAGATCACTGAG TGGGAGGCGAGGGTTACTCAGCACGAGAGAGATTTCGACAGGATTGGTATGACTGTACGCAAGGAGGTTCTCAGGTTTGAg AAAGAAAAAGCCAAGGACTTCAGGAGCCAGATAGTCAAATATTTGGAGGCCATGCTGCAGTCTCAACAACGg CTTGTAAAGTTTTGGGAGGCATTCCTGCCTGAGGCAAAGGCAATAGCTTAA
- the LOC114561336 gene encoding sorting nexin-1 isoform X1 — MAASSDRIPPPFPATEEPGVGPSDVADGDSDEGEDIFSNPMAVSRGVSQPDNVNEEPPDLFSDEEEASSTTVKSNGVHSDDDNDLFADEEAHVELSTDTPGSSARKEPSTSVGPRPASSFTRSPAAMQPTSLEQLEEEESNDSFDVDVAVTNPEKIGDGMNAYVAYKVSTRTSLAMFRSKTFSVRRRYSDFLGLYEKLSVKQSLHGCIIPPPPEKSVVGMTKVKVGMDDPSSVEFVERRRAALERYLQRVVSHPSLLQDPDVREFLEKEELPRAVSTQALSGAGFLKMINKASDAVNKMTIKMNESDTWFEDKFQEVENEEQQLRKLQAVVDSLVNHRKELCGSTAVFAKSMAMLGNSEDNTALSRALSQLAEVEDKMEQLHQEQAASDFFIFAELLADYIRLLGAMRGCFDQRVRAWQRWQEAQSTLQKKREAEAKLLWANKPDKLQQAKEEITEWEARVTQHERDFDRIGMTVRKEVLRFEKEKAKDFRSQIVKYLEAMLQSQQRLVKFWEAFLPEAKAIA, encoded by the exons ATGGCGGCCAGCTCAGATCGGATTCCTCCTCCTTTCCCCGCCACGGAGGAGCCGGGAGTCGGACCGTCTGACGTGGCAGATGGAGACAGCGACGAGGGAGAGGACATATTC AGTAACCCTATGGCTGTGAGTCGAGGAGTTTCTCAGCCGGACAATGTCAACGAAGAACCTCCAGATCTGTTCAGTGATGAGGAGGAGGCCAGCAGCACAACTGTCAAATCCAACGGAGTTCACTCTGATGATGACAACGACCTGTTTGCTG ATGAAGAGGCACACGTTGAGCTGAGCACAGACACACCTGGCAGCTCTGCCCGGAAGGAGCCCTCCACCTCCGTTGGGCCTCGTCCCGCCTCCTCCTTCACTCGGAGCCCTGCAGCCATGCAGCCCACATCTCTGGAGCAG TTGGAGGAGGAAGAATCCAACGATAGTTTTGATGTGGATGTTGCGGTCACCAACCCTGAGAAAATTG GAGATGGCATGAATGCATATGTGGCCTACAAAGTATCCACCAGG ACCTCCTTGGCCATGTTCAGGAGTAAAACCTTCTCTGTGAGGAGGCGTTATAGTGACTTCCTGGGTCTTTATGAGAAGCTGTCAGTTAAGCAGTCGCTCCACGGCTGCATCATTCCACCACCACCCGAGAAAAGTGTCGTAG GAATGACCAAAGTAAAGGTGGGAATGGACGACCCGTCATCAGTAGAGTTTGTGGAGAGACGAAGAGCAGCTCTGGAGAG GTATCTTCAGAGAGTAGTGTCTCACCCATCGTTACTCCAAGATCCTGACGTCCGTGAGTTCttggagaaagaggag ctaCCCAGGGCAGTGAGTACTCAGGCGCTGAGTGGAGCTGGCTTCCTCAAAATGATCAATAAAGCATCAGATGCTGTCAACAAGATGACCATCAAGATGAACGAGTCCGACACC TGGTTTGAGGACAAGTTCCAGGAGGTGGAGAACGAGGAGCAGCAGTTGAGGAAGCTTCAGGCGGTGGTCGACTCCCTGGTCAACCACAGAAAGG AGCTGTGTGGGAGCACGGCAGTATTTGCCAAAAGTATGGCCATGTTGGGAAACTctgaggacaacacagccttgtCGCGGGCCCTGTCCCAGCTGGCAGAGGTGGAGGACAAGATGGAGCAGCTGCATCAGGAGCAGGCAGCCAGTGACTTCTTCATCTTTGCAGAGCTTCTGGCCGACTACATTCGCCTGCTGGGTGCTATGCGC GGGTGTTTCGACCAGCGTGTGCGGGCGTGGCAACGATGGCAGGAGGCTCAGAGCACACTCCAGAAGAAGAGAGAGGCCGAGGCCAAGCTGCTGTGGGCAAACAAGCCGGACAAACTCCAGCAGGCCAAAGAAGAGATCACTGAG TGGGAGGCGAGGGTTACTCAGCACGAGAGAGATTTCGACAGGATTGGTATGACTGTACGCAAGGAGGTTCTCAGGTTTGAg AAAGAAAAAGCCAAGGACTTCAGGAGCCAGATAGTCAAATATTTGGAGGCCATGCTGCAGTCTCAACAACGg CTTGTAAAGTTTTGGGAGGCATTCCTGCCTGAGGCAAAGGCAATAGCTTAA